The stretch of DNA CGGAAATCGTCGGCCCGGCCGGGTTGCGGCATGGGCGCGTTCCCGCGCTGGAGCGTCCGCTCGACCGTGCCGAGATTATCCGGCTCGCGCGGCCGGCCGTTCAGCAGCGTGCCGCCGGGCGAGACCTCCGCCCGGCTGAGCGGCACGACTGGGCCGGCTGCCGGTTTCACCGGCAGCGCCGGAACGCCCGGAGGCTCCGGCAGGCTCGGCAGCATCGCGGTGATCTGGCGGTCGATCGCGGCCGTGTCGGTGAGCTGCGGGGTCCCGTCAAGGCTCGGACCTGTGGTCGTGGGCGGCGCGCTCGGCGCGATCGTGGCCGTTGGCGGCTGATCGGCCGGCGGCGGCGTCGTGCCCATCAGCCGCTTCAGCTCGACATCGGCGAAATGCGCCAGCTTCCGGTCGCCGGCCTTAGTGAAATGGACGCCGTCGGCCGTGCGGAGCTTGGCAATTTGACCCTCCGGGTCCGGCCCCGAGGCGGCATACCTGTCGCGGTCATCGACGAAGCCGGGCCAGATATCGACGTAGGTCGCCCCGGCTTTGGTCACGCTGTCGCGGATGATGTCGTTGATGGAGGCGAGATCCCGGCTGAGGGCCTCGCTCTGCACGGGGGGAAGGCCGACCCAGATAAGCGGCACCTTCTTGTCGGTGAAGACCTTGAGGAGGGCGTCGACACGCGCGTGGTACAGGGCGCGCCAGCGATCCGTCAGCGGCTCGACGGTCTCATCGCCGTCCCGGATCGGCTGCCGGTCGTTCGCGCCCAGCATGACCAGCGCGTAGCGGATCTTGGAATTGCCCTGCAGGGAATCCTGCGCGACCTTGGGCCAGTCGACCACGTCCTTTCGGACCAGGCCGCTATCGCCCTTGGCGCGATCGAGGACGGCAACCTCGGCATTGTCCTCAAAGATATTATCGAGGCCCTTCGCCAGATTATCGGCCAGAGAATCGCCGAACACGGCGATCTGGACGTTCGGCTCGCTCTTGGCGATGGCGGGTTTGGGCGGGGTCGGCGCCCGGGCCGGGCGGACGCGGCGCTTGACCACAGGCGCGGGGCGCTGGGCTTCGGACGGAGCGTAATTCGGCCGCGGGCGCGGTGCCCGGTAGGTTCGCTCAGGCTGCGGGGCGACCGGCTGCGGCCGATCCTCCCAAGGCCAATAGAACTGGCGTGGTGCCTCCGGCTGCGGTGCGTAGCGGGGTTGGCGGCCGTAGGTCCCATCGTCCCGGTAATAGGCGTCGCGGGCCCGCCGCCGCGGCGGTGCCTGGTAATTGGCGCCACCCCCGGGCTGCTGGTAGCCGTCGCCCCATTGCGCCAGCGCCGGCGCGCTGCCGATCAGCGGCAGACAGGCCAAGCAAAGCAGGATCGCCAGGCCGTGAAGCACGGGGCGGATCGTGGGACGCCGATCAGCGACTTTCATGCGCATCCTGCAACTCTATCCCGAACGGCGACATTGCGGAACGTGCTGAGCGAAATCGGTTCGGCTTCCGGCCGAGAGCCTGCGCTCGCTCTTACGGGCGGGCCGCTGAGCCGCCCTGAATCTGCGCGAGAAGGGCGGGCGTGGCGTATCCGTCGGCCGGCAGGCCGACGCTGATCTGGTAGCGCCGAACCGCCTCGCGCAGCTTCGGGCCGGCGCGGCCGTCCGTCGGTCCATCGTAGAACCCGGCGCGGGCGAGGCCAGTCTGAAGCGCCCGCAATCCCGCGCCATCGAGTCGCGCTGCCGCGGCCGGCCACGGGGATGCGAGCGGCGGACCGCCGTCCAGGCGGTCGGCAAGGTGACCCACCGCCAATGCGTACGAATCCGACGTGTTGTAACCGCGGATCACCTCGAAATTGTCGGTGATCAGAAAAGCCGGCGCGTTCAATCCGCCCGGCAGGAACAGGCTGGCGCGCCCGCCGGCCGGCAATGGTGTCCCATCTGCGCGGCGAACGCCTCTTTGCGAAAAAGCACTCAGGTCGTCCGTGTAGCGGGACAGGTCGAAGTCTTCCGGCAGCGACACCGCGTAGCCCCAGGATACGGACGGATTCCAGCCCAGATCCTTGAGATAGGCAGCGATGGAGGCCAACGCATCCGCGTCGCTCGTCCAGATGTCCCGACGACCGTCGCCGTCGAAATCGACCGCATGGGCCAGATATGTGGTGGGCAGGAACTGGACCTGACCCATGGCGCCCGCCCAGCTGCCGCTCATGCGATCGGGGGTGATGTCCTGGCGCTGAAGAATGGTCAGCGCGGCAAGAAGCTCGTCCCGGAACAGATCGCCTCGGTGCCGAGCCTGGGCGAGCGTCGCCAGGGCTCGAACCGTGGAGACGCTGCCCGCACTCGCTCCGAAATCGGATTCGATGCCCCAGAACGCCAGAATCACCGGTCCCGGCACGCCGTACCGCGCCTCGATCTGCCTGAGGGTCGTTGCGAGCGCCGCGGCTCGCGCCCGCCCCCGACTGATCCGTCCCGCGGTCACGGCACCGACGAGATAGTCCCAGACCGGCCGCACGAATTCAGTCTGACGTCGGGTTCGCGCCAGGACCGTCTCATCCGGCGCAGAGATCCCGCGAAAGGCCGCATCGAACGTCTGTGCGGACACTCCGCGCGCCGCGGCGTCGGGACGCAGGGCGTCAATGAAGGCTCGGAACGCGTCCTCCTTGCCCGCAGCCGCCGTGCCCCGGATCGGGCCGGCGGCGAGGTAGAGGCTGGCGGCAAGCAGCGTTCTGCGCGACGGCATCCGGTCAGAGCCGATTGCGTTTGCCGAGATGCTGCTCCCAGGCGAGTGCCTGGGCGACGATGGCGTCGAGGTCGTCGTGGCGAGGCTCCCAGCCCAGCCGATCGCGGATCAACGCGGCCTCGGCGATGATGCGCGCCGGATCTCCGGGCCGGCGCGGGCAGAGACGCACCTCGAAATCACGGCCGGACAGCCGCTTCACCACGTCGATGACCTCGAGCACCGAGTAACCGCGGCCGTAGCCGCAGTTCAACGTCAGGCTCTCGCCGCCCGCTCTGAGGTGATCGAGCGCCACGCTGTGGGCTGCAGCAAGGTCGGAGACCTGGATGTAGTCGCGCAGGCAGGAGCCATCGGGCGTCGCGTAATCGGTCCCGAACACGTCAAGCCGCTCGCGCTGGCCGAGGGCAGCCTGCGTGGCGACCTTGATCAGGTGCGTGGCGTTGGGGGTCGACTGTCCGGAGCGGCCAGCCGGGTCGGCGCCGGCCACATTGAAATAACGCAGGATCACGTAGGAGAAGCCGTGGGCGGCCGCCGCGTCGGCGATCATCCACTCGCTCATGAGCTTCGACCGTCCGTAGGGGTTGATCGGCTTCAGCGGCAGATCCTCTGGGACGGGCACGACCTCCGGTTCACCGTAGACCGCTGCCGTCGAGGAGAAGATCACATGCCGCACGCCGGCACGTACCGCGGCCTCGATCAGGGAGCGCGTCTTCACCGTGTTGGCGAGATAGTAGCCCAGCGGATCGGACACGGAGTCCGGCACCACGATCCGGGCCGCGAAATGGGCGAGCGCATCGATCCTGTGCTGCAGGATCGTCTGCGTGACGAGCGCTTGGTCCGCCACGTCGCCGACCACGAGCTTGACGCCCTCGGGGACGGCCCAGTCGAAGCCCGTCGACAGATCGTCCAAGACGACGACCTCCTCATGGCCGGCATCGAGCAGTGCCAGAACCATGTGGCTGCCGATGTAGCCGGCGCCTCCCGTCACAAGGACCGCCATGTCACCCCCTCCGGTGCCGTTCTCGCCACGCCCGCGCACGCCCATGCAGACGGTATATTTACGGCCGATTGCCTCTTACTATCGCTGCAGCGTTCTTGCGACGCTTCGCGATAGCCTATCTGACAGGCCGCACCGTTGACCACGTTCTTCCGTTCCGTTGCCGGGGTTACCTTTCGATGAAACCGATCCGCAAGGCCGTCCTGCCCGTCGCGGGCCTGGGCACGCGCTTCCTGCCCGCGACCAAGGCAGTCCCCAAGGAGATGCTCACGGTTGTGGACCGACCCGTGGTTCAACACGTCGTCGATGAAGCGCGCGAAGCCGGGATCGAACACTTCATCTTCGTCACGGGTCGCGGCAAGGCGGTCATCGAGGACCATTTCGACATCGCTTTCGAACTCGATCACACCTTGCAGGAGCGTGGAAAGACGGCGGCCTACGAGGAGTTGAAGAAAGACCTGCCCAAAGCCGGTCAGACCAGCTTCACCCGCCAGCAGGCTCCCCTCGGTCTCGGACACGCGGTGTGGTGTGCCCGCGAGATCGTCGGCGACGAGCCGTTCGCCGTGCTGTTGCCGGACATGCTGAGCCGCGGCTGCATGCAGCAGATGCTGGCTACCTACGAACGTCATGGCGGCAACGTCATCGCCGTCGAGGAGGTCGCGCCCGAGGAGACCCACCAGTACGGGATCGTGAGCGTCGGCGAGACCTACGGGCAGTCCTTCCAGATCACCGGCATGGTCGAGAAGCCCAAGCAGGGCACGGCCCCCTCGAACTTCATCATTTCCGGACGCTACATCCTGCAGCCCGAGATCTTCGGCATCCTGGAGCACGGTAAGAAGGGGGCCGGGGGCGAGATTCAGCTGACCGACGCCATGATCGACCTGATGGCGACGCAGGACTTCTTCGGCATGCGCTACGAGGGACGAACCTACGACACGGGCTCCAAGCTCGGATTCCTCACGGCGAACTTGGCATACGCGCTGGAGCGGAAGGATCTCGCAGGGCCTCTGCGTGCCGAGATCGCCAAGCTTCTGAAGGGGCAGGGCTAAGGCGGCGAACCGGGCGCCCGACATCCTCGCCCGCGTGTTTCGCCGAGAGGGCCAGAGCGCTCTCGGCACGCGGTTGGGTGACGCTCAGTCGGCATTGCCCGTTACACGACGCGGCCATTCCGCAAGCTTTGTGCGTTCGCGGTAAGCGCCGGAAACTGGCGACGACATTCGGCACGCGGTTCAGGTATGCAGTGGGAGCGGAGGCCGAGCCCAGATTGTCCTTGCGTTTGGTGCGGCGCACTCTATTTTGTGCATTGCGGGATCGCGATGGCGTCGCGGTCACGCAGCCCTTCTTGGGCGTTTCCTCCCTAGACTTCGGGCCGCTCCTTCGGGAGTGGCCTTTTTTCTTTGTCGCTGCCGTCTCGCGGTGAATGCGCGGCGTCCAGCCTCTACTCCGCAGCCATTCTACGGGGCGTGAGATCGCCCAGATCGGACGCGACCTCGGCGACGATCGATTTCAGCGCTTCTGCCAGATCGTAGAAGCCCGCTGTCATCGCGAGGCTACCTTCGTTCATGTAGAGCCCGCGGCTGACTTCGATCTGCAAGGCATGGCGCCCGAGATTTGGTTCGCCGTAATGCTCCGTGATGAAGCCGCCCGCATATGGTTTGTTGCGAACCACCCGGAAACCGCGCGCGCGAAAAGCGGTCTCGAAACCGTTGATCAGGCCGGGAGCGCACGCGGTCCCGTAGCGGTCGCCCAACACCACGTCGGCCTTCATCTCAGGATCCCGCCCGAGGCTCGAGGACGGCATCGAATGGCAATCGATGAGCACGCAATGTCCGTGGCTGCGGGCCGTGCGCTGGATCAGGCCGCGCAGCATGCGGTGGTAGGGCTTGTAGAGCCCCTCGATCCGCGCGGTCGCCTCGGTCACCGGCAATCTGCGCGCGTAGATTTCCTGCCCATCTGCAACCACCCGCGGCACCGTTCCCAGCCCGCCGGCGACCCGCATGGAGCGCGTGTTGGCAAACGACGGCAGCCGGCCTTCGAACATCCGCGGATCGAGTTCGAAGGGCTCGCGGTTCACATCGAGGAACGCGCGCGGAAAGTTTGCCCGCAAGAGCGGCGCGCCGAGGGCGACCACCGATGCGAACAGCCGATCGACATGCGCATCTTCTGAGCGGCGGAGCGTGAGTGCGTCGAGCCGGGATGCCGCGACAAAGTCGGGGGGGTAGACGGCACCGGAATGGCCGGTATTGAAGACGAAGGGCAGGATGTGCGCCGCCGGCTCGTCGACCGCGAAGGCTGGGGCAAATCCGAAGACGTCTGGCTCGACCGATACGGGCGCGATCATCGGCTGGTGGACACCCCGGCAGTTGTGAAAGCACGGCAGGTCCGTACTGTGCGGCGCGATCGACCGCCTGTCCACTCGGCGCCGGCGACGGTTGCCGTCGCCAAAGGGTCACGCGGCACGCGCTGCGGACCTCATCCTAACACCTTGTTTACCATCGCCTCCCTTTATGGGATCAACAACGCGACTCGAAGGCTCGGATCCGGCCGATGAAAATCCTGCTGGCGGAAGACGACAACGACATGCGCCGGTTCTTGGCGAAGGCGCTGCAGAATGCGGGATACGACGTCCTGTCCTTCGACAACGGCCTCTCGGCGTACAACCGGCTGCGCGAGGAGCCGTTCGAGCTGCTGCTGACCGACATCGTGATGCCGGAGATGGACGGCATCGAGCTCGCGCGCCGGGCCACCGAACTGGACCCCGACATCAAGGTCATGTTCATCACCGGTTTCGCGGCGGTCGCGCTGAATCCGGATTCCAAGGCGCCTAAGGACGCCAAAGTCCTGTCCAAGCCGTTCCATCTGCGCGACCTCGTCAACGAGGTCGAGAAGCTGCTGGCGGCCTGACGGCAGGTCCGGCGGAGCGGAATCCCGGCATTTG from Methylobacterium sp. PvR107 encodes:
- a CDS encoding SGNH family hydrolase; protein product: MRMKVADRRPTIRPVLHGLAILLCLACLPLIGSAPALAQWGDGYQQPGGGANYQAPPRRRARDAYYRDDGTYGRQPRYAPQPEAPRQFYWPWEDRPQPVAPQPERTYRAPRPRPNYAPSEAQRPAPVVKRRVRPARAPTPPKPAIAKSEPNVQIAVFGDSLADNLAKGLDNIFEDNAEVAVLDRAKGDSGLVRKDVVDWPKVAQDSLQGNSKIRYALVMLGANDRQPIRDGDETVEPLTDRWRALYHARVDALLKVFTDKKVPLIWVGLPPVQSEALSRDLASINDIIRDSVTKAGATYVDIWPGFVDDRDRYAASGPDPEGQIAKLRTADGVHFTKAGDRKLAHFADVELKRLMGTTPPPADQPPTATIAPSAPPTTTGPSLDGTPQLTDTAAIDRQITAMLPSLPEPPGVPALPVKPAAGPVVPLSRAEVSPGGTLLNGRPREPDNLGTVERTLQRGNAPMPQPGRADDFRWPPG
- a CDS encoding lytic murein transglycosylase; the protein is MPSRRTLLAASLYLAAGPIRGTAAAGKEDAFRAFIDALRPDAAARGVSAQTFDAAFRGISAPDETVLARTRRQTEFVRPVWDYLVGAVTAGRISRGRARAAALATTLRQIEARYGVPGPVILAFWGIESDFGASAGSVSTVRALATLAQARHRGDLFRDELLAALTILQRQDITPDRMSGSWAGAMGQVQFLPTTYLAHAVDFDGDGRRDIWTSDADALASIAAYLKDLGWNPSVSWGYAVSLPEDFDLSRYTDDLSAFSQRGVRRADGTPLPAGGRASLFLPGGLNAPAFLITDNFEVIRGYNTSDSYALAVGHLADRLDGGPPLASPWPAAAARLDGAGLRALQTGLARAGFYDGPTDGRAGPKLREAVRRYQISVGLPADGYATPALLAQIQGGSAARP
- the galE gene encoding UDP-glucose 4-epimerase GalE; its protein translation is MAVLVTGGAGYIGSHMVLALLDAGHEEVVVLDDLSTGFDWAVPEGVKLVVGDVADQALVTQTILQHRIDALAHFAARIVVPDSVSDPLGYYLANTVKTRSLIEAAVRAGVRHVIFSSTAAVYGEPEVVPVPEDLPLKPINPYGRSKLMSEWMIADAAAAHGFSYVILRYFNVAGADPAGRSGQSTPNATHLIKVATQAALGQRERLDVFGTDYATPDGSCLRDYIQVSDLAAAHSVALDHLRAGGESLTLNCGYGRGYSVLEVIDVVKRLSGRDFEVRLCPRRPGDPARIIAEAALIRDRLGWEPRHDDLDAIVAQALAWEQHLGKRNRL
- the galU gene encoding UTP--glucose-1-phosphate uridylyltransferase GalU, encoding MKPIRKAVLPVAGLGTRFLPATKAVPKEMLTVVDRPVVQHVVDEAREAGIEHFIFVTGRGKAVIEDHFDIAFELDHTLQERGKTAAYEELKKDLPKAGQTSFTRQQAPLGLGHAVWCAREIVGDEPFAVLLPDMLSRGCMQQMLATYERHGGNVIAVEEVAPEETHQYGIVSVGETYGQSFQITGMVEKPKQGTAPSNFIISGRYILQPEIFGILEHGKKGAGGEIQLTDAMIDLMATQDFFGMRYEGRTYDTGSKLGFLTANLAYALERKDLAGPLRAEIAKLLKGQG
- a CDS encoding N-formylglutamate amidohydrolase, giving the protein MIAPVSVEPDVFGFAPAFAVDEPAAHILPFVFNTGHSGAVYPPDFVAASRLDALTLRRSEDAHVDRLFASVVALGAPLLRANFPRAFLDVNREPFELDPRMFEGRLPSFANTRSMRVAGGLGTVPRVVADGQEIYARRLPVTEATARIEGLYKPYHRMLRGLIQRTARSHGHCVLIDCHSMPSSSLGRDPEMKADVVLGDRYGTACAPGLINGFETAFRARGFRVVRNKPYAGGFITEHYGEPNLGRHALQIEVSRGLYMNEGSLAMTAGFYDLAEALKSIVAEVASDLGDLTPRRMAAE
- the cpdR gene encoding cell cycle two-component system response regulator CpdR, whose protein sequence is MKILLAEDDNDMRRFLAKALQNAGYDVLSFDNGLSAYNRLREEPFELLLTDIVMPEMDGIELARRATELDPDIKVMFITGFAAVALNPDSKAPKDAKVLSKPFHLRDLVNEVEKLLAA